The nucleotide sequence CTCTAAGGCGGCCGGATATTGTGTTTTGACCCCGGCGACCCGGGCGCCGATATGACCATACCCTTGCACCGTTTCACCGGCAGTAAATAAAACAAAATCCTGCACGTCGGTCACTTCTTTGAGGATCTGAATCCCCTTTGTGAGATCCTTCATGCGGGATTGAGCGATATACTGACTGGTATCCACCATCGGGTCAGGGTCCAGTCCCCTGATGACAATGGTTTTGATGTTGCCGTTTGAATTGGCAAGCTTGGCGATCGGTGGTGCGCCCGGGACACCGACCAGATAGTCGCTAAGCAGCTCAAAAGACGGCGTTTGCTTTTTTTGCTGGAAGGTGTCGTCAAACGTTTCGGCTTCATCCCGTGCAATGCTGATGGCCATATAATCTTTGCCGAAATCACCCGCATAAGGTGAAAGGGCGGCTATCCTACCGCTGATCGGAGAAATCACATAGTGCTTCTCATCCGGATAAAGGGCTAACTTTTGACCGGTTTTGACTGAATCGCCGATGGCCAGTGCCGACGGGGTTTTGTAATCATCATTTTTGGGGTGATACAGGGTGATGGTTTTGGGGGCCGGAAGTTTTTCCGTTCCCGGAAGCTGAGCAGGCAGGGTTTCATAATTAATTTGCGGTGTGGATAAACCCAAAAATGCTTTTTTAATCATGATTTAACCTTTTTTGGTTTCTCAATTGGTTTTTCTCTCAATCCAGTTTTTATAGTGCATGACAGCCGGTACACTCTACCGGACCGGCTTCAAAATCCTGGTGACATTTGATACACTGGTCATGGAATGCGTCGCCCCGCGTCAGCATTTCCGTATCTTCGAAATCAGATTCATCATGACAATCCAGACAAGTTTCATTGACCTCAGTTTCTTCTGCTGGGGGCAAATGACATGCACCACAGGCAACAAGCGCCGAATCGTCCTCTGGGGGATGATGGTGGCAGTCAAAACACGACAGCCCGTAACCTTCTATGGATGCGTGTGTTTTATGGTTGAACAGGACATTGCCCGCCGCAACCGTATACATCAAACGCAGCGGCTCTTCCGGCGCCTTGAGCGGAAAGGCGGCGTAGCTAATCACACCGATGACCAATAAACATATGGCCAATGCACCTGCCAGTTTCATTTCTTTTTTTGAAAACATATGATTTCCGTATCGTGTTTGTGTTGCCTGTCAACTGCATGCCAGAAAGCCATGCACCGACTACCATAATGTCGACTAGCTTTCAAGAAATTTCTGGTAAAGTGTGAATCCAGCTAAATATAAAATTTTTAGATAGTTATGAGAGATGATAGCGCTGCCAAAACGGCGTGATGACGTCATGGCCTCATGGCGCGATGGAAATTCGAATAATTTTAGCTCATTCCGATTATTCCAATATTCCACTACGCCAGCACGCCAACATTCCAATTGGAAGTTAAGATTCGTTTAATTGGTCCCCCTAAACACCTTTTAACACCACTTGAATAAGCGCCTGTGTTTACCACCGATTAATAATATCATAGCCCCTGCGACGGGCGACTTCATCTTGAAGCTGGTGAAATCGTTGGCCGACGACAATCATGACCTTTGCCATAACGCGGTATCCCAGCTGGGCGTCATCTTCGAACAGTTGCAGCAGTCGGTCTCGCGAGATTTTGATCGTCTTGCAGCTTCGCGAAGCGCAGTGGGCAGAAAGGCGGTACTTGTTGGGCGGCACCAGACTAGACCAGCCGAAAGGCATCCCTTCGGTCAGGGTCGAGATGGTGTCTTCGGGCATTGCCGGTCCTTCGGGGGCATCCCAGATCAGATTCACCTCACCGTCAAGCACGAGCCAAAAATATTCAGGGACTTGTCCGGCCGCAAAGATGGTTTCGCCGCGTTTAAATTTTGCGACTTCGCAGCATTCCTGTACGGTTGCCAGCTGATCATCATCCAGGTCTGAAAACGCATCCACATCTTCCAAAAAATCGAGATCGACCATAAAAGCCCCCTTTGTTATTGGACCAATACAAAATCGGTCTGAACATCACCCCCTAGAATATGCTTTTCAAATACCTGACGCATCTTCTCGGGAGTCATTTTTTGATATATGACCGGCTCACTGCTGCCGAATTCAACTGTAATGTTAGGCTCATTTTTGCAATGACCAATGCATCCGGCACTGGCCACCTCAATATCTTGTCGATTTGATTTGGAAATTTCTTCCATCAAGGCGCTCATCACCTGGCGCGCACCGGCGGCAATGCCACAGGTGGACATGTGAACTGTAATTTTAACCTTCGACACCGGCGAGACAGTGGCCGATTCTTGGAGTTGATCAAAATGCTGGCTGGCGATGGTAGCCACATTTGTCATGAACATCAGCCCCATGCGGGGATCTGCCTCAAAACATTCCAGGAGGTGATCTTTCTGGATTTGCAGGATTTTGCAGGTTTTGGTGGCACTATAAGCGGAAAGCGCATACTTGAAAGGCGGTACGAAACTTGACCAGCCCAGCGTCTGCGCAGCAGATATCGCGAAAACAGTGTTTTGCTCCGAAGTGGGGCGGCCCGGCAAATCAAATCGAAGGTGGACCTGTCCATCAACGACCAGCCAGATGCGGTCGGCATCATCCCCTTCGGCAAACAGTTTTTCTTCAAAGAGATATTGCTTTTCCTGCCCGCTTTTACCGGCAGCATTTAACTGATCCTGATTGAATCCCTTGAAGATGTCGACCTTCTTTAAAAAG is from Desulfobacterales bacterium and encodes:
- a CDS encoding 4Fe-4S dicluster domain-containing protein codes for the protein MIKKAFLGLSTPQINYETLPAQLPGTEKLPAPKTITLYHPKNDDYKTPSALAIGDSVKTGQKLALYPDEKHYVISPISGRIAALSPYAGDFGKDYMAISIARDEAETFDDTFQQKKQTPSFELLSDYLVGVPGAPPIAKLANSNGNIKTIVIRGLDPDPMVDTSQYIAQSRMKDLTKGIQILKEVTDVQDFVLFTAGETVQGYGHIGARVAGVKTQYPAALEPMVVKEVLGQVLPAGQTCEDLGACFINAEAVISIGSAFETGHIPTDKTLTFIKKDGTYRIIETCIGTPIRHILEAYDETVNEFDRIILGGPMTGSAVYALDHPVQSDTDAVIVVDRNAAAYASDYPCINCGECIRICPAKIQVNMLVRFLEANQYEEAADNYDLYSCIDCGLCSYVCVSQIPILQYIKLAKYELERAKTLEAANA
- a CDS encoding cytochrome c3 family protein, which produces MFSKKEMKLAGALAICLLVIGVISYAAFPLKAPEEPLRLMYTVAAGNVLFNHKTHASIEGYGLSCFDCHHHPPEDDSALVACGACHLPPAEETEVNETCLDCHDESDFEDTEMLTRGDAFHDQCIKCHQDFEAGPVECTGCHAL
- a CDS encoding cyclic nucleotide-binding domain-containing protein is translated as MVDLDFLEDVDAFSDLDDDQLATVQECCEVAKFKRGETIFAAGQVPEYFWLVLDGEVNLIWDAPEGPAMPEDTISTLTEGMPFGWSSLVPPNKYRLSAHCASRSCKTIKISRDRLLQLFEDDAQLGYRVMAKVMIVVGQRFHQLQDEVARRRGYDIINRW
- a CDS encoding NAD(P)H-dependent oxidoreductase subunit E, producing the protein MGGLDFLKKVDIFKGFNQDQLNAAGKSGQEKQYLFEEKLFAEGDDADRIWLVVDGQVHLRFDLPGRPTSEQNTVFAISAAQTLGWSSFVPPFKYALSAYSATKTCKILQIQKDHLLECFEADPRMGLMFMTNVATIASQHFDQLQESATVSPVSKVKITVHMSTCGIAAGARQVMSALMEEISKSNRQDIEVASAGCIGHCKNEPNITVEFGSSEPVIYQKMTPEKMRQVFEKHILGGDVQTDFVLVQ